Part of the Lolium rigidum isolate FL_2022 chromosome 6, APGP_CSIRO_Lrig_0.1, whole genome shotgun sequence genome, ATTGATACGCGTTACACTTTTCTAAAGAAATATGTAATTAGTATTTTTTAATATGAGTTGtacttttctcaagaaatgtgcaactagaaacCTATTTTtaatatgagttgcactttttctcaagaaatatgcaactagcAGTCTATATTCAATGTGAGTTGCACTTTTCGAAGAAATATATAACTCCGTCTGGTTTCAATATGAGTTTCATTTTTTCTACAAAAATGTGCAACTAGCTACCGCTTATTgatacgagttgcacttttctaaagAAATGTGCAATTAGAAGCTTTTTtatacgagttgcacttttctcaaaaAATGTGCAATTACAAACCTATTTTTAATATGAGTTGCACTTCTTCTCAAAAAATATGCAACTTGCATTCTATATTCAATGTGAGTTGCACATTTCATCTAGTATTAATATGAGTTGCATTTTTCTCAGAAAATATGCAACTAGCTACCGGTTATTGATGTGAGTTACACTTTTCTAAAGAAATGTGTAACTAGAAGTTTTTTTTAATACGAGATATACATtcttcaagaaatgtgcaactaggaaCCGATTTTtaatatgagttgcacttttctcaagaaatgtgTAATTAGCATATCTTTTGGTTCCATATTTTTGTCTTTTTTCACTTGTTTTTCGATTTTAAATGACTGACATATTCAATTAAATTTGTGAAAAGTTCTAAGAAACatttacttttattatttttgatgAAGTTCCTTTAGTGCTAGGAAAAGTGAAATCTAAACTGTTGTTAATTACCTTTGTATACAATTAAAACGATATTGTTTAATTGGCAGCTGGCTAGCTAGCACAACATGCGTGCACAACTGCACATGCTGGGGTGCATGCTCCGTCTGTGCATGTATGTCCCTCATGGTGCTACGACGTGGACTGAGACACACTAAAATCTAAGTTTACCTAGGCActccctttttctttctttgcgaAACCGAGACACAtcaaatatgcaaataatctcTATGAGAATCTACAAAACGGATCTGATGGATCTTAAGATTGACAAAGTCACCACATGTGACTTGCTATCGATGGTAACATCGTCTCCCGCTAAAAAATATTTCATCTTTTATGAGACATCAACGTGCCACGCTGCGCCTTGAGCGGCATGCGCGCGTTCGTGGGATCACTAGGATGGTCGGCGTTGTGGTTGATGGCCATTTGTGTGTCCTAAAAACTCGGCCGTGGCCCTGCAGAGAAAAAAGATTCCGGCTCCGCCCGCGCGCACACCTTCATCGTTGCGTCGCCTGTCCCCACCAGCGTTCATTCCGGCGACCATCTATTGCCTCCACCGCGAGCCTACACCCTCCACCGTTTCCTCCCCAACTCCGCTTCGCTCGCCAGTGGCTACCGTTGCCGGAATGGGACCATAGTCGTTTCGATCCTGCCGCCAATTCATGGTCGTTTTAGCCGCGACGTCATAGATCGACCGCCGCGGAGCTATCCATCGCCGGAACCGAAGCCTCAAGCCTATTTCCAGACGAGGAGATCCGATCGCAGAGACGACATGCGATCGTCAGGATTGATGTTTCGCGACCTCTACGTCATAGATTGGCCACCTCCATGGTCACGTGGTCCAACACAAACACCTCCGCCACCGGATTCACCATAGGCGCCGCTGACCAATCTGATGTGGCAAATTACATAGGGTTTGCCCATTTTGGATCCCCAAAATTGGACCAATTTGATTTTGATTATTTGAAACTATAGGATACGCCATGTGAGGCATGTAGTGCTTTGTAGTTGAAAATCCTTGTTGAAGCATTGTGAAGAGAGCAAGATAGACTATTTCAGGTCCACTTGACGATGGAGCCATGCAGAACATCATGAAATGGGTCGGCGGAAGATGGTGGCAGCGACTTTCTAGAGGTTGTACAATGAACGTTAAGGGTCTGTTGGGCCAGTTTGTGCACTCGGCTCGCTATTGAGTGGTTTCTTGAGGTATCTAGGTTTAAGATGATGTGGATAGGTCTGAGATTAGGATGTATGTCTCGCCATGGCCAGCCCCTTGATCAAGCTTGTAGGTAATGCGACAATTGAGGTGGTTTCAGGTTAATTTTTTATATTTCGTTTGCAAAAATTCTTGATAATCTAAATGAAACATGTCATGTGTATCATTTTGATGAAAGAGCCTCGAAAATACGAGTGTTCTGGATCTAGCCGGTGGGCTGTCACGTTATCGGACAACTTAAGCGAATTGATTAACCAAACAAGAGCTATCAGTTGACCCACCATCACGTTAGGTGAGTGTGCCGGTGTCTGTCACCTACCCCGCTGCGCCGTTCGGTCATCGATCTCGAGCCAGAGCTATACGCCGGTAGTAGGAGAAGGTCAGCGAAGGAAaggaggccatggcggaggcGACGCCGGAGACGAGCAGGAAGCTGTACGGGTACGCGCTGTCGTCCAACTCGGTGCGCATCGCGGCGCTGCTCAACGAGAAGGGCCTCAATTACGAGCTCGTCGCCGTCGACCTCGACAACAAGACGCCCGAGTTCCTCGCCATCAGCGTACGTACAGTCATATACACACACTTCTTCTGATCTGATCAAACTGATCTGATCGTTTAATTTCCTGCCTGCGCCGTGCAGCCCTTCGGCCAGATCCCCGCGTTCCAGGACGGCGACGACCCCCTCTTCGGTACGCACCAGAAAAATTCAGAGCTTCAGAATTCAGACTCGCCGGACTGCCGGGCTGGTAACAATTTGGGGTAACTGATCAACCGCACGAACTTGCAGAGTCGCGCGCCATCAGCCGGCACATCGCCACCAAGTACAAGCATCTCGGCCCGGACCTGCTCCCGACGCCGTCGGCGAAGCTGGAGACGTGGCTGGAGGTGGAGTCGCACCACTTCTACCCGGCCGTGGCCGACCTGGTGTACGAGATACGCGTGCGGCCCCGGCTGCCGGGCGGTGCGTCTCCTGACCCGGAAGTGGTGGACGGGCTCGCGCGCAAggtggccgacgtgctcgatgtctACGAGGGCCACCTCGCCGCCGGGAACAGGTACCTCGCGGGGGATGTCTTCACCCTCGCTGACGTCAACCACATGGCGCAGCTGCTGGCCGTCAGCAAGACGccccgggcggcggagctcgtcgCGGCCAGGCCGCACGTGCAGGCGTGGTGGGAGGACATCTCCGCACGCCCCGCCTGGAAGAAGACCGTCGCGGCGCTACCCATCTCGCCGCCGTGAGGGGCGCGCCGGTGGTTGTATGTGCAGTTGCTCGTTAGCTGCGGGAGTTGAATAACAGTGTGATGCCACCAACGAACTGTTCAATGGAAAATATGTGTCAAAAACCGTACATTATGAGCAATTGACATGTTTGATCTCATTGTCCACACACAGATCAGGATTATTATGTTTATGTGGAAGTGAAGATCTAAACGTTGACCAATGAGGAAATATTTACTTAGTTAACTACACATTGTTAGATAGACGAGACATTTGCATAGCGAATTTATACGTGCTAGATAGTATCCCGTTTAATTTGGTCCCTCTTAAGATTGAAATCCGGGTAAGCTGCAGGTCTAAGTGTTTGCCACTTATTAAGGACGGAGTACTAAAGTGTTTTTTTTTGTACCTTTTTATGTACCTGCACGCATTGGGTCACAACTTATATATCGCCTTCGAGGGCATCTAACAGTAGGCAACATGAGTGTAATTGGCTAATTAAGAGTGTATGTCAATAAAATAAAAGTTCAAGTGGAAAATCATGGATACAAATTATTAATCGTAACATGAGTTCTGCCCCTAAAAACTAGAAGCAAGGAAATTGTAAGAATGTGCAGGCTTTCAGCTAGATAGGAATTATGCTTGGAACATAGGGGATTACGTCAACGGTAAAAATAGGGAGTGGGAGTTCAAAAGGGAGTGTTGTAGACTGACACTTCTCGGCAAACTTGCCGTTCCCATATTCAATCGCGCCGGTGCTTGGGTTGTGGTACCTCAAGTACATCGCATGAACCACGCCCTTGACAGATTTAGTTCGGCAATCGTAGCGTATGAGAAGATTCGCCTCTTCATCTTGGAACAGGACATCATCATCATTAAAGACACCAATTGGATTGAGATGTCTCGGCCACAATGAGAGGACGGCCTTGTAACACAATTCCCAACGTGGGCTGTCTAGGTTGTCACACATCCACATCTCGACGTCATTACGTACACGAGCCACAAGGAGCTCCCCGTGAAGCTCAGCTAAACCCATGGTAGCATGTTCGGAGCTTGGGCACCAAGGAGGCAACGGGGTGAGCCCAAATGTCTCATCCGCCAAGTCGAAGCGGAGAAAACTCGGAGCAACATTCCCGAGAGCACGCTCATCGACGATCCAGAGGAGGGACCCCTTGAAGGAGGTTGCCTGTCGCCATTGCATGACAGGGTATGGTGGTTGCGCCGCCGTCTCACGCCAATGCCGGTCGACTCCGATGGTGAACACCTCCATCCTGCCGGTGTTGTGGTAGTTACCCGTCACCGCAGTCGTTCTCACGGGAGCAGAGCGGTAGAAGAAGCGGGCGACCTTATAGGTGTTGGAACGTGGGTCTCGCCCGAGACCGAACACCTGGTGGCTGTAGAACGAAAAATTGGGGCTACAAGGCAGCGCCCGGGCACGCCGTGTGGCCGGGTTGAGCAGAAGCACCGTGGCCCCGCCGTGCACTAGGACCAGCCCATCACAGTGTACGAGCTTGTGCTTCGTGTCGGCGGACGGCACCTCCGTGGCGTACACGAGGGGCGCGTCTTGGCTCGCCTCCCATCTGTAGAAGGCGACCTTGCGCCTGCGGCCACCGTCGTGGCGGTTAAACCCCGCGAACGGCGAGAGGAGCATGCATGGCCTCTGGAGGCGGAGGTGCGCGCGGTGGAAGGACGCGTCGCCGGAGATGGTGGATCCCCACGCCTTGCAGACGCAGGTGAACCGCAGCAGCGAGTCGACGGGAAGACGGACCAGGATCTCCCGGACGAGCTCGTGCGGGATGTACGGACTTTTCTCGGCTGCTGGTGGTGCGATTTCGCCATTGTCCATGGATGGATCTCTCGCAGCCTCGCAGGAGTCGGCGTGCCTGACGCTGACTCGTCGCCGCAGGAGTCGTCGCTATATATGGATAGCTTCTCCATATGTCGATCTGGGCACGATTTGGTCTTAAACCGGCCAAACCGTGAGGCCAACCCGTACGTAAAAAACTTTAATTGGGCTGAAACCCGTTGGACCCGGCCAAACCTGCACCGCACCGCGTATTACCAGGTCTCCCACATCGCACTCTACTCCCTAAATCCCCATCTCACAAGTCGCCCGGTCCGCCGCTAGGGCACGACGGAGGCGAGCCCAAGCCGTTCAGCTGAGGCTCAGGGTGCCGACGCCGGGACTGCGCCAGTCATGGAAGATCATATCGCCGAGGGCTTGCTGCGGGTTGGGGGAGCGAGCGACTCAAGCAGAAGGATCCACCTTCT contains:
- the LOC124661878 gene encoding glutathione S-transferase 3-like, with protein sequence MAEATPETSRKLYGYALSSNSVRIAALLNEKGLNYELVAVDLDNKTPEFLAISPFGQIPAFQDGDDPLFESRAISRHIATKYKHLGPDLLPTPSAKLETWLEVESHHFYPAVADLVYEIRVRPRLPGGASPDPEVVDGLARKVADVLDVYEGHLAAGNRYLAGDVFTLADVNHMAQLLAVSKTPRAAELVAARPHVQAWWEDISARPAWKKTVAALPISPP